From the genome of Haloterrigena sp. KLK7, one region includes:
- a CDS encoding zinc-dependent alcohol dehydrogenase — translation MQALTWHGEKDVRISEVPRPEIVEPTDAIVEITATAICGSDLHLYNDRMPGMREGDVLGHEPMGEVIEVGDEVESLEPGDRVVVPFTISCGSCWFCEEDLYSLCDNSNPNAEMARKMMGQSPAGLFGYSHLLGGYAGGQAEYLRVPYADVGPIKIESDIPDEQVLFLSDIFPTGYMAAENADIEPEDTVAVWGCGPVGQFAIQSAWMLGANEVVAIDRVPERLEMASQHGDATTINYEHADVYDRLMELTGGRGPDRCIDAVGTEAHGTGLDGISDRVKEGAKLQDDRPYVLREAIKCCRKGGTLSVPGVYLGRANIPFGPLMNKALTVKTGQTHMQRYLDPLLGKIEEGEIDPSFIISHQVGLEDGPEMYQTFNDKEDDCIKVVMTP, via the coding sequence ATGCAGGCGCTCACGTGGCACGGCGAAAAGGACGTTCGAATCAGTGAGGTTCCCCGGCCCGAGATCGTCGAGCCGACCGACGCGATCGTCGAGATCACGGCCACGGCGATCTGCGGCTCCGACCTCCACCTCTACAACGACAGGATGCCCGGCATGCGCGAGGGCGACGTGCTCGGCCACGAACCCATGGGCGAGGTGATCGAGGTCGGCGACGAGGTCGAGAGCCTCGAGCCGGGCGACCGCGTGGTCGTTCCCTTCACGATCAGCTGTGGCTCCTGTTGGTTCTGCGAGGAGGACCTGTACTCGCTGTGTGACAACTCGAACCCCAACGCGGAGATGGCCCGCAAGATGATGGGGCAGTCGCCGGCCGGCCTCTTCGGCTACTCCCACCTGCTGGGCGGCTACGCCGGCGGACAGGCGGAGTACCTGCGAGTCCCCTACGCCGACGTCGGCCCGATCAAAATCGAGTCCGATATCCCCGACGAGCAGGTGCTGTTCCTCTCGGATATCTTCCCGACGGGGTACATGGCCGCCGAGAACGCCGACATCGAGCCGGAGGACACGGTCGCCGTCTGGGGCTGTGGCCCCGTCGGTCAGTTCGCCATCCAGAGCGCGTGGATGCTCGGCGCGAACGAGGTGGTCGCCATCGACCGCGTCCCCGAGCGCCTCGAGATGGCCAGCCAGCACGGCGACGCGACCACGATCAACTACGAACACGCCGACGTCTACGATCGGCTGATGGAGTTGACGGGCGGTCGCGGCCCGGACCGCTGTATCGACGCCGTCGGCACGGAGGCCCACGGGACGGGCCTCGACGGGATCTCGGACCGCGTGAAGGAGGGCGCGAAACTGCAGGACGACCGTCCGTACGTCCTCCGCGAGGCGATCAAGTGCTGTCGGAAGGGCGGCACGCTCTCGGTCCCCGGCGTCTACCTCGGGCGCGCGAACATCCCGTTCGGGCCGCTGATGAACAAGGCGTTGACGGTCAAGACGGGGCAGACGCACATGCAGCGCTACCTCGATCCGCTGCTGGGGAAGATCGAGGAGGGCGAGATCGACCCCTCCTTTATCATCTCCCATCAGGTCGGCCTCGAGGACGGCCCGGAGATGTACCAGACGTTCAACGACAAGGAGGACGACTGTATCAAGGTCGTCATGACGCCCTGA
- a CDS encoding HNH endonuclease, with protein MGEEKRNIAVRFFGGAGNYTVVLEEFCHHVLTEDPDLEGALEWVKANTRATSDAGITDRLRFLESIGLLALDDERVTLTDRGIRWVSESDPAILFDALTETVRGFETVLEALLEGPQTDAELGDAIAADHPEFDWTDPAGPAQHRGWLQSLGYVERSDGLNSLTESGERLARRVASGLPTLERGADYAQSDLEAAFETSFGSYIKGINPRTGDDGELAYVIVKAREDGPYGDDLEGERFTYIGEGVPAKGDQQLTPANRALVDRAEGGVAPVYFFYQPADADRLRYEGLIDVVGAEYVTDPDGERLVYRFTMERLEIEDPAEFETLADSVVDGDTEIERESAESDASDDLDESEPPLTADADEFTATQRRVRSSAFAKRVRDAYDQRCAICGTSRESPAGTVDIEAAHVYPKRENGRDHVRNGLALCRLHHWAFDAGWLAVTDDYRVLVADRPDLEGYEEFARLEGEKLTLPSAEAERPHAKFLAAHRARHGFESP; from the coding sequence ATGGGTGAAGAGAAACGAAATATCGCCGTCCGGTTCTTCGGCGGTGCGGGGAACTACACGGTCGTCCTCGAGGAGTTCTGCCACCACGTTCTCACCGAGGACCCGGATCTGGAGGGGGCGCTCGAGTGGGTGAAGGCCAACACGCGGGCGACCAGCGACGCGGGGATCACCGACCGGCTGCGGTTCCTCGAGTCGATCGGGCTGCTCGCGCTCGACGACGAACGGGTCACGCTCACCGATCGGGGGATTCGGTGGGTCTCGGAGTCGGACCCCGCGATCCTGTTCGACGCGCTCACGGAGACCGTCCGCGGGTTCGAGACGGTTCTCGAGGCGCTGCTCGAGGGGCCGCAGACGGACGCCGAACTGGGCGACGCGATCGCGGCCGACCATCCGGAGTTCGACTGGACCGATCCCGCGGGTCCGGCGCAACATCGCGGCTGGCTGCAGAGCCTCGGCTACGTCGAGCGGTCTGACGGGCTGAATTCGCTGACCGAGAGCGGAGAACGGCTGGCTCGGCGAGTCGCGTCCGGGCTGCCGACCCTCGAGCGCGGGGCCGACTACGCGCAGTCGGACCTCGAGGCGGCGTTCGAGACGAGTTTCGGCTCCTACATCAAGGGGATCAACCCGCGGACGGGCGACGACGGGGAGCTGGCGTACGTCATCGTGAAGGCTCGCGAGGACGGTCCGTACGGCGACGACCTCGAGGGCGAGCGCTTCACGTACATCGGTGAGGGCGTTCCCGCGAAGGGCGACCAGCAGTTGACGCCCGCGAATCGGGCGCTGGTCGACCGCGCCGAGGGAGGCGTCGCGCCGGTCTACTTCTTCTACCAGCCGGCGGACGCGGATCGGCTCCGATACGAGGGGCTGATCGACGTCGTCGGCGCCGAGTACGTCACCGATCCGGACGGCGAGCGACTCGTCTATCGGTTCACGATGGAACGGCTCGAGATCGAGGATCCGGCCGAATTCGAGACGCTCGCGGACTCGGTGGTCGACGGCGACACCGAAATCGAGCGTGAGTCGGCCGAGAGCGACGCGAGCGACGACCTCGACGAGAGCGAACCGCCGCTCACCGCGGACGCGGACGAGTTCACCGCGACGCAGCGGCGCGTCCGCTCGAGCGCCTTCGCGAAGCGGGTCAGAGACGCCTACGATCAGCGCTGTGCGATCTGTGGGACGTCCCGCGAGTCGCCCGCCGGAACGGTCGATATCGAAGCCGCGCACGTCTATCCGAAGCGCGAGAACGGCCGCGATCACGTCCGCAACGGCCTCGCGCTCTGTCGGCTCCACCACTGGGCCTTCGACGCCGGCTGGCTCGCGGTGACCGACGACTACCGCGTGCTGGTCGCCGACCGCCCCGATCTCGAGGGGTACGAGGAGTTCGCGCGACTCGAGGGCGAGAAGTTGACGCTCCCCTCGGCGGAAGCGGAACGGCCGCACGCGAAGTTCTTGGCCGCGCATCGAGCGCGCCACGGGTTCGAATCGCCGTAG
- a CDS encoding SRPBCC family protein, protein MSEYSFDSAADEVSNSMHPGADANGSRWRRAGSVALGGALVAFGLRRRSLGGTAIALVGGFLTYRSLSGYLTDAGGTEPVERSITIGESPDELSDLARDPETLERIVGHFAEVSEIDDDRSRWSAGGPLARELSWEMRIAVDEPGERLRWETVADDSSGALFDSWSLSFDEAPGDRGTEVTLEVRFDPPGGTAGSAAVERLDVVPESLIGTALDRFKSLAETGQIPTTENRPSERGRGDFL, encoded by the coding sequence ATGTCCGAGTACTCGTTCGATTCGGCGGCCGACGAGGTATCGAATTCGATGCACCCGGGAGCGGACGCTAACGGGTCCCGATGGCGACGAGCGGGCAGCGTCGCCCTCGGCGGCGCGCTCGTCGCGTTCGGGCTCCGGCGCCGCTCGCTGGGCGGGACGGCGATCGCGCTCGTCGGTGGTTTCCTCACCTACCGGTCGCTCAGCGGCTATCTGACCGACGCCGGCGGTACGGAACCGGTCGAGCGATCGATCACGATCGGCGAATCGCCGGACGAACTGTCCGACCTCGCACGCGATCCCGAGACCCTCGAGCGCATCGTCGGCCACTTCGCCGAGGTCTCCGAGATCGACGACGACCGCTCTCGGTGGAGCGCGGGCGGCCCGCTCGCCCGGGAGCTGTCCTGGGAGATGCGGATCGCAGTGGACGAGCCCGGCGAGCGACTGCGCTGGGAGACGGTCGCCGACGACTCGAGCGGCGCGCTGTTCGACTCCTGGTCGCTGTCGTTCGACGAGGCCCCGGGCGACCGCGGGACGGAGGTGACCCTCGAGGTTCGCTTCGACCCGCCGGGCGGGACGGCCGGCAGCGCGGCAGTCGAGCGGCTCGACGTGGTCCCCGAGTCGCTGATCGGCACGGCGCTGGACCGCTTCAAGAGCCTCGCGGAGACGGGACAGATACCGACGACCGAAAACAGACCGTCCGAACGCGGACGGGGTGATTTCCTATGA
- a CDS encoding aldolase/citrate lyase family protein: MATSPRTNRLQQTLADGDVALGVLENAYDPTLVEFYGELGLDFVWIDLEHAGPSPFDGDRLEDLARAANVTGTELLVRLPEPDPGMVRKTLDAGVRSLFVSRIESADEVRRAIEASRFEYDGDPGKRGFASPRASRWGTTDDYAGTEDDEIVVGVTIENPTAVDNLDEILEVPGLGFVFAGPLDLAVSLGHPGEPTHDEVEERVEEIREAALEADVPLGGLGFGMDDVNEKAESGYQILNLGSTTGALGGAVRSWLNEYGGA; the protein is encoded by the coding sequence ATGGCGACATCGCCACGAACGAACCGCCTCCAGCAGACGCTCGCGGACGGCGACGTCGCGCTCGGCGTCCTCGAGAACGCGTACGACCCGACGCTGGTCGAGTTCTACGGCGAACTCGGCCTCGACTTCGTCTGGATCGACCTCGAACACGCGGGGCCGAGCCCGTTCGACGGCGACCGACTCGAGGACCTGGCTCGGGCCGCGAACGTGACGGGGACGGAACTGCTCGTCCGATTGCCCGAACCCGATCCCGGAATGGTCCGGAAGACGCTCGACGCGGGCGTTCGGTCGCTGTTCGTCTCCCGGATCGAGTCCGCCGACGAGGTGCGGCGGGCGATCGAGGCCTCGCGGTTCGAGTACGACGGCGACCCCGGCAAGCGCGGCTTCGCGAGTCCCCGCGCGAGTCGCTGGGGGACGACCGACGACTACGCGGGCACCGAGGACGACGAGATCGTCGTCGGCGTGACGATCGAGAACCCGACCGCGGTCGACAATCTCGACGAGATCCTCGAGGTGCCGGGGCTGGGGTTCGTCTTCGCCGGCCCGCTGGACCTCGCGGTGTCGCTGGGTCACCCCGGCGAGCCGACCCACGACGAGGTCGAGGAGCGCGTCGAGGAGATCCGCGAGGCGGCCCTCGAGGCCGACGTCCCCCTCGGCGGGCTGGGCTTCGGGATGGACGACGTCAACGAGAAGGCCGAGTCGGGCTACCAGATACTGAATCTGGGGAGCACGACCGGCGCGCTCGGCGGTGCCGTGCGTTCGTGGCTGAACGAATACGGAGGTGCCTGA
- a CDS encoding DUF393 domain-containing protein yields MLEPTLVYDDDCGFCTWWADYFDERTELRVVGFSDLSEYPELRERLPEYYEECSHLVTADRIYSCGASIEEALRRYDGGGPVTEAVEFLRNFRDYNRLREWGYRQVADNRDTWGQLMSKTPPARRESDDEQ; encoded by the coding sequence ATGCTCGAGCCGACCCTCGTCTACGACGACGACTGCGGCTTCTGTACGTGGTGGGCCGACTACTTCGACGAGCGGACGGAGCTCCGCGTCGTGGGATTCAGCGATCTGTCGGAGTACCCCGAACTCCGCGAGCGCCTGCCCGAGTACTACGAGGAGTGTTCGCACCTCGTGACGGCGGATCGAATCTACTCCTGCGGGGCGTCGATCGAGGAGGCGCTGCGCCGGTACGACGGCGGCGGCCCGGTCACCGAGGCCGTCGAGTTCCTCCGGAACTTCAGGGACTACAACCGATTGCGCGAGTGGGGGTACCGGCAGGTGGCGGACAACCGCGACACGTGGGGCCAACTGATGTCGAAGACGCCGCCGGCACGGCGGGAGTCGGACGACGAGCAGTGA
- a CDS encoding HalOD1 output domain-containing protein, giving the protein MNSQQSTTVVDSGEDPSMAVIELVAAAKGADPIELDPLYDVIDPEVIDSLSSSSGFSSLEFEYCGHTVVVDGTGDGTEISLEPVTIGNDRSSGVTGTGPSL; this is encoded by the coding sequence ATGAACTCCCAGCAGTCGACGACAGTGGTGGACAGCGGTGAGGACCCGAGTATGGCCGTTATCGAACTCGTCGCCGCCGCGAAGGGGGCCGATCCGATCGAACTCGACCCCCTCTACGACGTCATCGATCCCGAAGTCATCGACTCGCTCTCCTCGAGTTCCGGCTTCTCGTCGCTCGAGTTCGAGTACTGTGGTCACACCGTCGTCGTCGACGGGACCGGCGACGGGACCGAGATCTCGCTCGAACCCGTCACCATCGGTAACGATCGATCCTCCGGAGTTACCGGTACCGGACCCTCCCTGTAG
- a CDS encoding copper resistance protein CopD: MVDVFLAQTIHLIFAGIWAGSVFYVAFVVLPLARDGAFNTTKPLEAISGKLTTISRVSALVLLLSGGHLAGHRYTSETLFETTNGHLVLAMVVLWALLAGLVEVGAKRLETGLNGKKLREPAANALPLYRAGAVVAVALLVVGGAITTNAVRLL; encoded by the coding sequence ATGGTTGATGTGTTCCTCGCCCAGACGATTCACCTGATATTCGCCGGGATCTGGGCCGGCAGCGTCTTCTACGTCGCGTTCGTCGTGTTGCCCCTCGCACGGGACGGCGCGTTCAACACGACGAAACCCCTCGAGGCGATCTCCGGGAAACTGACAACTATCTCGCGCGTGAGCGCCCTCGTCTTGCTCCTCTCGGGCGGCCACCTCGCCGGACATCGGTACACGTCGGAAACGCTCTTCGAGACGACCAACGGACACCTGGTGCTCGCGATGGTCGTCCTCTGGGCGCTCCTGGCGGGTCTCGTCGAAGTCGGCGCGAAGCGACTCGAGACGGGACTCAACGGGAAGAAGCTCCGCGAACCGGCGGCCAACGCGCTCCCGCTCTATCGGGCGGGGGCGGTCGTCGCCGTCGCGCTGCTCGTCGTCGGCGGCGCGATCACGACGAACGCCGTTCGTCTCCTCTGA
- the gnd gene encoding phosphogluconate dehydrogenase (NAD(+)-dependent, decarboxylating), with the protein MELGVIGLGRMGQIVVDRTLEAGHDVVAFDLEPEAVATAADAGAEPADSIADLTDRLGEEKRIWLMVPAGEAVDATLEELEGHLDGDDVVVDGGNSYFEDSVRRAESCPAAYLDCGTSGGPAGAELGFSLMVGGPEWAYDELTPVFDAVATGPDGHEHMGPAGSGHYVKMIHNGVEYALMQTYGEGFELLHEGRYDLDLESVASVWNNGAVIRSWLLELCEEAFREEGNDLGTVADRVEGGSTGTWTVQEALEQEVPLPLIYTALSERFGSRADDGRFSRRLANRLRYGFGRHEVPRRD; encoded by the coding sequence ATGGAACTGGGCGTAATCGGACTCGGACGCATGGGACAGATCGTCGTCGACCGCACCCTCGAGGCCGGCCACGACGTCGTCGCCTTCGACCTCGAACCCGAGGCCGTCGCGACGGCCGCCGACGCCGGCGCCGAACCGGCCGACTCGATCGCCGATCTCACGGATCGGCTCGGCGAGGAGAAGCGCATCTGGCTGATGGTCCCCGCCGGCGAGGCCGTCGACGCGACCCTCGAGGAACTCGAGGGCCACCTCGACGGCGACGACGTCGTCGTCGACGGCGGCAACTCCTACTTCGAGGACTCCGTGCGCCGCGCGGAGTCCTGTCCCGCGGCGTATCTGGACTGCGGGACGTCGGGCGGCCCCGCGGGCGCGGAACTGGGCTTCTCGCTGATGGTCGGCGGCCCCGAGTGGGCCTACGACGAACTGACGCCCGTCTTCGACGCGGTCGCGACCGGTCCCGACGGCCACGAGCACATGGGGCCCGCCGGCTCGGGCCACTACGTGAAGATGATCCACAACGGCGTCGAGTACGCGCTGATGCAGACCTACGGCGAGGGCTTCGAACTCCTCCACGAGGGCCGGTACGACCTGGACCTCGAGTCGGTCGCCTCGGTCTGGAACAACGGCGCCGTCATCCGGTCGTGGCTCCTCGAGCTCTGCGAGGAGGCGTTCCGCGAGGAGGGCAACGACCTCGGGACCGTCGCCGATCGCGTCGAGGGCGGCTCGACGGGCACCTGGACCGTCCAGGAGGCCCTCGAGCAGGAGGTGCCGCTGCCGCTGATCTACACGGCGCTCTCCGAGCGATTCGGCTCGCGGGCCGACGACGGTCGGTTCTCCCGACGGCTCGCGAACCGACTCCGATACGGATTCGGCCGCCACGAGGTCCCGCGACGCGACTGA
- a CDS encoding lipase maturation factor family protein, which produces MFHGEAFWLVRFLFQRGLALLYLLAFLVAAFQFRPLAGEDGLLPLEWYAEGADFRERPSLFYFVPSDRAIAVVAWTGVVLSALALLAVPYWLPEPYPTPVSMALWVFMWALYQSFVNAGQTFYGYGWESMLLETGFLAIFLGAGAVAPPVVILLLLQWVLFRNMFGAGLIKLRGDDCWRDLSCMDYHYETQPIPNPLSWFAHHLPKRFHRFETFGNHVVELLIPFLYFAPQPASSLAGAATIGFMGWLMLTGNFAWLNALTIVLAIATFSDGALEAVLPVTAPETVATPLYLEGAAILVAIVVIAMSIRPVENMLSESQTMNTAYDPLHLVNTYGAFGSITKDRYELVIEGTADEELTEDTEWRTYRFKGKPTDLERRPPQIAPYHLRLDWQLWFAAMAPSPRRSPWFTRLLAKLLEEDEGTRSLLAEDPFSEREESPTHIRAVRYRYRYTTPEERDETGRWWNRERVGTYVAPASLEELRLRGPGL; this is translated from the coding sequence ATGTTCCACGGTGAGGCGTTCTGGCTCGTTCGCTTCCTCTTCCAGCGGGGGCTCGCGTTGCTGTACCTACTCGCCTTCCTCGTCGCCGCCTTCCAGTTCCGGCCGCTGGCCGGCGAGGACGGTCTGCTGCCCCTCGAGTGGTACGCCGAGGGCGCCGACTTCCGTGAGCGGCCGAGCCTCTTCTACTTCGTTCCGAGCGATCGCGCGATCGCCGTCGTCGCGTGGACCGGCGTCGTCCTCTCGGCGCTGGCGCTGCTGGCGGTCCCGTACTGGCTCCCCGAACCGTACCCGACACCCGTCTCGATGGCGCTCTGGGTCTTCATGTGGGCGCTCTACCAGTCGTTCGTCAACGCCGGGCAGACCTTCTACGGCTACGGCTGGGAGTCGATGCTCCTCGAGACGGGCTTCCTCGCGATCTTTCTGGGGGCCGGAGCGGTCGCGCCGCCGGTCGTGATCCTCCTGTTGCTGCAGTGGGTCCTCTTCCGCAACATGTTCGGTGCAGGGCTGATCAAACTCCGCGGGGACGACTGCTGGCGGGACCTCTCGTGTATGGACTACCACTACGAGACCCAGCCGATTCCGAACCCGTTGAGCTGGTTCGCACACCACCTCCCGAAACGATTTCACCGATTCGAGACGTTCGGTAACCACGTCGTCGAGCTGTTGATTCCGTTCCTCTACTTCGCGCCACAGCCCGCCTCGTCGCTGGCGGGGGCGGCGACGATCGGCTTCATGGGCTGGCTCATGCTCACCGGGAACTTCGCGTGGCTGAACGCGCTGACGATCGTGCTGGCGATCGCGACGTTCAGCGACGGCGCCCTCGAGGCCGTCCTGCCCGTGACGGCGCCCGAAACGGTAGCGACGCCGCTGTATCTCGAGGGCGCGGCGATCCTGGTCGCGATCGTCGTGATCGCGATGAGCATCCGGCCGGTCGAGAACATGCTCTCGGAGAGCCAGACGATGAACACGGCCTACGACCCGCTGCACTTGGTCAACACCTACGGCGCGTTCGGCTCGATCACGAAGGACCGCTACGAGCTCGTGATCGAGGGGACGGCGGACGAGGAACTCACCGAGGACACGGAGTGGCGGACGTATCGGTTCAAGGGGAAGCCGACCGACCTCGAGCGCCGGCCGCCCCAGATCGCGCCCTACCACCTCCGGCTGGACTGGCAGCTGTGGTTCGCCGCCATGGCGCCGTCGCCGCGCCGCAGCCCGTGGTTCACTCGCTTGCTGGCGAAACTGCTCGAGGAGGACGAGGGGACGCGGTCGTTGCTGGCCGAGGACCCTTTCTCCGAACGCGAGGAGTCGCCGACGCATATTCGCGCGGTTCGGTACCGGTATCGGTACACGACGCCCGAGGAACGGGACGAGACCGGCCGGTGGTGGAACCGCGAGCGCGTCGGGACCTACGTCGCGCCCGCGTCGCTCGAGGAGCTGCGGCTTCGCGGACCGGGGCTGTGA
- a CDS encoding deoxyuridine 5'-triphosphate nucleotidohydrolase produces the protein MFRSGTFVAEHVSPTADDQIQPNGVDLTLDVVFEQLEPGRIGRDGKQIGDRVARPLEELEQKDPDTYYLPEGAYVARYGERIEIPEGHVGFVYPRSSLMRNSCMLNTAVWDAGYQGRGEGLLQVHHDIEIERGARIAQLVLAEADHESVYDGSYQGEGLE, from the coding sequence ATGTTCCGCTCCGGCACGTTCGTCGCCGAGCACGTCTCGCCGACGGCCGACGACCAGATCCAGCCCAACGGCGTCGATCTCACGCTGGACGTCGTCTTCGAACAGCTCGAGCCGGGCCGTATCGGCCGGGACGGTAAGCAGATCGGCGACCGCGTCGCCCGTCCGCTCGAGGAGCTCGAACAGAAGGATCCGGACACCTACTACCTGCCGGAGGGCGCCTACGTCGCTCGCTACGGCGAGCGCATCGAAATCCCGGAAGGGCACGTCGGGTTCGTCTACCCGCGCTCGTCGCTGATGCGCAACTCCTGTATGCTCAACACGGCCGTCTGGGACGCCGGCTACCAGGGACGCGGCGAGGGGCTGTTGCAGGTCCACCACGATATCGAGATCGAACGCGGCGCCCGGATCGCCCAGCTGGTCCTCGCCGAAGCCGACCACGAGAGCGTCTACGACGGGAGTTATCAGGGCGAAGGCCTCGAGTGA
- a CDS encoding metal-dependent hydrolase, with the protein MMVTTHVFAGLAVVAPVAYLLPELATPLAVGAVLGGLAPDFDLVFAHRRTFHFPVAGAAVAAPAVGLAVVVPSSATVALAAFAVAAWLHAVSDAVGSGPEMDPWNHRHERAVYDHVRGRWIRPRRWIRYDGAPEDAALATALAVPALLVFGGPIAVVVLVGVALSIVYAALRRRLVAWLPDWLE; encoded by the coding sequence ATGATGGTGACCACGCACGTCTTCGCGGGACTCGCCGTCGTCGCGCCCGTCGCGTATCTGCTGCCGGAACTGGCGACGCCGCTGGCCGTCGGGGCGGTGCTGGGCGGGCTCGCCCCCGATTTCGACCTCGTCTTCGCCCACCGCCGGACGTTTCACTTCCCAGTCGCCGGCGCCGCCGTCGCCGCTCCCGCGGTCGGTCTCGCCGTCGTCGTCCCCTCGAGCGCGACCGTCGCGCTCGCGGCGTTCGCGGTCGCCGCGTGGCTCCACGCGGTCAGCGACGCCGTCGGCAGCGGTCCCGAGATGGACCCGTGGAACCACCGACACGAGCGGGCCGTCTACGACCACGTCCGCGGTCGGTGGATCCGGCCGCGGCGCTGGATCCGGTACGACGGCGCCCCCGAAGACGCCGCGCTCGCGACCGCCCTCGCGGTGCCCGCGCTGCTGGTCTTCGGCGGCCCGATCGCCGTCGTCGTGCTCGTCGGCGTCGCCCTCTCGATCGTCTACGCCGCGCTCCGGCGACGACTGGTCGCGTGGCTCCCCGACTGGCTCGAGTGA